From a region of the Rathayibacter sp. VKM Ac-2804 genome:
- a CDS encoding DUF1266 domain-containing protein: MPLQNHPGDVEFPVRSRLRYARVADAHRRAPGGGIGRRALLVTACAAPLGIVGFVLGLATADGSTGLPLFTFGIGLVFGLALASIAFQIRDAGAPRRQQLAYRAEARTPAPTLRQQQLLALDAVSDFSFGGWNSSLAFQPTWAELPAALRARFADGAKGSPWPELPMPALTEQRGALDRDFRIASAEDVELFVADVLAGGPLSTRFAEVSASEDAERMRSRIAALTGASEFQLLERAQPIGGRPPVLLLAGDAERTIGAIRYAYVAGYLAADRAWQLLETIGSRVFAQYGGWDDYWRDAAVAIAFRTDSLSAVQQYHRLRGELTASAWPAASTPYPESGS; encoded by the coding sequence GTGCCGCTGCAGAATCACCCCGGAGACGTGGAGTTCCCCGTGCGCTCCCGGCTGCGCTACGCCCGCGTCGCGGACGCGCATCGGCGCGCTCCCGGCGGCGGGATCGGCCGCCGCGCGCTGCTGGTGACGGCGTGCGCCGCTCCGCTCGGGATCGTCGGCTTCGTCCTCGGCCTGGCGACCGCCGACGGCAGCACCGGTCTGCCGCTCTTCACCTTCGGCATCGGCCTCGTCTTCGGGCTCGCCCTGGCGTCCATCGCCTTCCAGATCCGCGACGCCGGCGCGCCCCGCCGGCAGCAGCTCGCCTACCGCGCCGAGGCGCGGACGCCCGCGCCGACCCTGCGCCAGCAGCAGCTGCTCGCCCTCGACGCCGTCAGCGACTTCTCCTTCGGCGGCTGGAACTCCTCGCTCGCCTTCCAGCCCACCTGGGCCGAGCTGCCCGCCGCGCTCCGCGCCCGCTTCGCCGACGGTGCCAAGGGCTCGCCCTGGCCGGAGCTGCCGATGCCCGCGCTCACCGAGCAGCGCGGCGCCCTCGACCGCGACTTCCGCATCGCCTCGGCCGAGGACGTCGAGCTCTTCGTCGCCGACGTCCTCGCCGGCGGCCCGCTGTCGACGCGCTTCGCCGAGGTCTCCGCCTCGGAGGACGCCGAGCGGATGCGCTCCCGGATCGCCGCCCTCACCGGCGCGAGCGAGTTCCAGCTCCTCGAGCGCGCGCAGCCGATCGGCGGCCGCCCGCCGGTGCTGCTGCTCGCCGGCGACGCCGAGCGCACGATCGGAGCGATCCGCTACGCCTACGTCGCCGGCTACCTCGCGGCCGACCGCGCCTGGCAGCTGCTGGAGACCATCGGCTCCCGCGTCTTCGCGCAGTACGGCGGCTGGGACGACTACTGGCGCGACGCCGCCGTCGCGATCGCGTTCCGCACGGACTCGCTGAGCGCCGTCCAGCAGTACCACCGCCTTCGGGGCGAGCTGACGGCGTCGGCCTGGCCGGCCGCGAGCACGCCGTATCCGGAGAGCGGATCGTGA
- a CDS encoding intradiol ring-cleavage dioxygenase: MTRIPEPDRTADGLRYEGRTLDRPDDEVVDQGLPFDVRTLLGRRMFDRRRVLGLIGAGAATTALAACSAAAGSASGTATGTASSSAAATTGEIPDETAGPYPGDGSNGPDVLSDSGIVRSDLRSSIDGGATAAGVPLALTLTILDTANGDVPFENAAVYVWHCDAAGGYSMYSDGITEETYLRGVQIADANGEVAYTSIVPACYSGRWPHIHFEVYPDVDAISDSGNAVATSQLAVPEDACTAVYALSGYEGSSENLARVSLDDDNVFGDDGGALQLATATGDATSGYRFALTVRVDTTTEPTGGSVPAGGGAGGGAGGRPPSA; the protein is encoded by the coding sequence ATGACCCGCATCCCCGAGCCCGACCGCACCGCCGACGGCCTCCGCTACGAGGGCCGCACCCTCGACCGCCCCGACGACGAGGTCGTCGACCAGGGGCTTCCCTTCGACGTCCGGACTCTGCTGGGACGCCGGATGTTCGATCGCCGCCGCGTGCTCGGCCTGATCGGGGCCGGCGCCGCCACGACGGCGCTCGCCGCCTGCTCGGCCGCCGCGGGCAGTGCCTCCGGAACCGCGACGGGCACCGCGAGCAGCAGCGCCGCCGCGACCACCGGGGAGATCCCCGACGAGACCGCCGGCCCCTACCCGGGCGACGGTTCGAACGGCCCCGATGTGCTGAGCGACTCCGGCATCGTCCGCAGCGACCTCCGCTCGAGCATCGACGGCGGCGCCACGGCGGCGGGTGTGCCGCTGGCGCTCACCCTGACGATCCTGGACACCGCGAACGGCGACGTCCCGTTCGAGAACGCCGCCGTCTACGTCTGGCACTGCGACGCGGCGGGCGGCTACTCGATGTACTCCGACGGCATCACCGAGGAGACCTACCTCCGCGGTGTGCAGATCGCCGACGCGAACGGCGAGGTCGCCTACACCTCGATCGTCCCCGCCTGCTACTCCGGGCGCTGGCCGCACATCCACTTCGAGGTCTACCCCGACGTCGACGCGATCAGCGACTCCGGCAACGCCGTCGCGACCTCGCAGCTGGCCGTCCCCGAGGACGCCTGCACCGCGGTCTACGCGCTCAGCGGCTACGAGGGCTCGAGCGAGAACCTCGCCAGGGTCAGCCTCGACGACGACAACGTCTTCGGCGACGACGGCGGAGCGCTGCAGCTGGCGACCGCGACCGGCGACGCGACCTCCGGCTACCGCTTCGCCCTCACGGTCCGCGTCGACACGACGACCGAGCCGACGGGCGGCAGCGTCCCGGCCGGCGGCGGAGCAGGCGGCGGCGCGGGTGGACGCCCGCCCTCGGCCTGA
- the arfB gene encoding alternative ribosome rescue aminoacyl-tRNA hydrolase ArfB gives MAAEVGADLEVSARLTIPASELQWRFSRSSGPGGQHVNTSDSRVQLTWSVAESPTLTEDQRARLLERLASRLVTGAITVTVSQERSQLRNREVALTTLRDLVAAALAPPAAQRRPTRPTRGSGRRHLASKQQRSATKQQRRRPTAE, from the coding sequence ATGGCTGCGGAGGTGGGTGCGGATCTCGAGGTGTCCGCGCGCCTGACGATCCCCGCCTCCGAGCTGCAGTGGCGGTTCTCGCGCTCCTCCGGCCCGGGCGGGCAGCACGTCAACACCTCCGACAGCCGCGTGCAGCTCACCTGGAGCGTCGCGGAGTCCCCGACACTGACCGAGGACCAGCGAGCGCGCCTGCTCGAGCGCCTCGCCTCGCGCCTGGTCACCGGAGCGATCACCGTGACGGTGTCGCAGGAGCGCTCGCAGCTGCGCAACCGCGAGGTCGCCCTCACGACCCTCCGTGACCTCGTCGCCGCGGCCCTCGCCCCGCCCGCCGCTCAACGCCGGCCGACCCGCCCCACCCGCGGCTCCGGCCGCCGCCACCTCGCGAGCAAGCAGCAGCGCTCCGCCACCAAGCAGCAGCGCCGCCGCCCGACCGCGGAGTAG
- a CDS encoding AMP-binding protein, which produces MNPTGRFRAARDTLLQHRTDAAAAADAFRWPDVGPQFNWAVDWFDEIAIGNEKTALWIVEEDGSETKVSFDEMRWRSDEVAAWLHSVGVEQGDHVMLMLGNRVELWESMLAIMKLGAVILPTTTLLSPADLADRLERGEVAHVIADATETAKFEGLTEDVGLIAVGGPGGAVPDGWLDYADSIEAPGIAPAVVVDSTDACLVYFTSGTTSKPKMVVHTHESYPVGHLSTMYWLGVRPGDVHSAISSPGWGKHAWSCFFAPWNAEATVFVYNYGRFSPVALREQLDRAGVTTFCAPPTVWRMLIQSDLGARPRALGEILSAGEPLNPEVIATVERDWGLTIRDGYGQTETTAIIANPPGAEVVSGAMGRPLPGVAIALIDPVTGEPASTGEICLDLSTEPVNLMSGYLGDDERTSRARADGYFHTGDVAVRAVDGTITFIGRTDDIFKSSDFKISPFEVESVLLQHPAVAESAVVPAPDPTRHSVVKAYVTLAEGWEPTAETAAAVFRHTDALLSSFERVRRIEFHELPKTISGKIRRVELREREEQAFARGEELAAEWRSDRV; this is translated from the coding sequence ATGAACCCCACCGGGCGCTTCCGCGCCGCGCGCGACACCCTGCTCCAGCACCGCACCGACGCGGCGGCCGCCGCGGACGCCTTCCGCTGGCCGGACGTCGGCCCGCAGTTCAACTGGGCCGTCGACTGGTTCGACGAGATCGCCATCGGCAACGAGAAGACCGCCCTCTGGATCGTCGAGGAGGACGGCTCGGAGACGAAGGTCTCGTTCGACGAGATGCGCTGGCGCTCCGACGAGGTCGCCGCCTGGCTGCACTCCGTCGGCGTCGAGCAGGGCGACCACGTGATGCTCATGCTCGGCAACCGGGTCGAGCTGTGGGAGTCGATGCTCGCGATCATGAAGCTCGGCGCGGTCATCCTGCCCACCACGACCCTCCTCTCCCCCGCCGACCTGGCCGACCGCCTCGAGCGCGGCGAGGTCGCGCACGTGATCGCCGATGCGACCGAGACCGCGAAGTTCGAGGGCCTCACTGAGGACGTCGGTCTGATCGCGGTGGGCGGCCCCGGCGGTGCCGTGCCCGACGGCTGGCTCGACTACGCCGACTCGATCGAGGCCCCCGGCATCGCCCCGGCCGTCGTCGTCGACAGCACCGACGCCTGCCTCGTCTACTTCACCTCGGGGACCACCTCGAAGCCGAAGATGGTCGTGCACACGCACGAGTCGTACCCGGTCGGCCACCTCAGCACGATGTACTGGCTCGGCGTGCGGCCGGGCGACGTGCACTCGGCGATCAGCTCGCCCGGCTGGGGCAAGCACGCGTGGAGCTGCTTCTTCGCGCCGTGGAACGCCGAGGCGACGGTGTTCGTCTACAACTACGGCCGCTTCTCGCCGGTCGCGCTGCGCGAGCAGCTGGACCGCGCCGGCGTCACCACCTTCTGCGCGCCGCCGACGGTCTGGCGGATGCTGATCCAGTCCGACCTCGGCGCCCGGCCGCGCGCGCTCGGCGAGATCCTCTCGGCGGGCGAGCCGCTGAACCCCGAGGTGATCGCGACCGTCGAGCGCGACTGGGGTCTCACCATCCGCGACGGCTACGGCCAGACCGAGACCACGGCGATCATCGCCAACCCGCCCGGCGCCGAGGTCGTCTCCGGAGCGATGGGCCGGCCGCTGCCGGGCGTCGCGATCGCGCTGATCGACCCGGTCACCGGCGAGCCCGCCTCCACCGGGGAGATCTGCCTCGATCTCTCCACCGAGCCGGTCAACCTGATGTCCGGCTACCTCGGTGACGACGAGCGCACCTCGCGCGCCCGGGCCGACGGCTACTTCCACACCGGCGACGTCGCCGTCCGCGCCGTCGACGGCACCATCACCTTCATCGGCCGCACCGACGACATCTTCAAGTCCTCCGACTTCAAGATCTCGCCCTTCGAGGTGGAGAGCGTGCTGCTGCAGCACCCCGCCGTCGCCGAGTCGGCGGTCGTCCCGGCGCCCGACCCGACGCGGCACAGCGTGGTCAAGGCTTACGTCACCCTGGCGGAGGGCTGGGAGCCGACCGCCGAGACCGCCGCGGCCGTCTTCCGCCACACCGACGCGCTGCTCTCGTCGTTCGAGCGGGTGCGCCGGATCGAGTTCCACGAGCTGCCCAAGACCATCTCGGGCAAGATCCGCCGCGTCGAGCTGCGCGAGCGCGAGGAGCAGGCCTTCGCCCGCGGCGAGGAGCTCGCGGCGGAGTGGCGGAGCGACCGGGTCTAG
- a CDS encoding glucose 1-dehydrogenase, with the protein MDISSTRFTDRVVLITGGGSGLGRATAVRLAAEGAKLALVDVSEQGLAATVGALPEGTESLTVIADVSKASDVDDYVAQTLARFGRIDGFFNNAGIEGRQNRTEDFTADEFDKVVAINLRGVFLGLEKVLKVMREQGSGMVVNTASVGGITGIGNQSGYAAAKHGVVGLTRNSGIEYGQYGIRINAIAPGAIWTPMVENSMKQLDAENPRKAAEEFIQVNPTKRYGEAAEIASVVAFLLSDDASYINAIVLPIDGGQSIKY; encoded by the coding sequence ATGGATATCAGCAGCACCCGCTTCACCGATCGCGTCGTCCTCATCACCGGAGGCGGCTCCGGCCTCGGTCGCGCCACCGCCGTCCGCCTCGCCGCGGAGGGCGCGAAGCTCGCCCTCGTCGACGTCTCCGAGCAGGGACTCGCCGCGACCGTCGGGGCGCTCCCCGAGGGCACCGAGTCGCTCACCGTGATCGCGGACGTGTCGAAGGCGTCCGACGTCGACGACTACGTCGCGCAGACCCTGGCGCGCTTCGGCCGGATCGACGGCTTCTTCAACAACGCCGGCATCGAGGGCCGCCAGAACCGCACCGAGGACTTCACCGCCGACGAGTTCGACAAGGTCGTCGCGATCAACCTGCGCGGCGTGTTCCTCGGCCTCGAGAAGGTGCTGAAGGTGATGCGCGAGCAGGGCTCGGGCATGGTCGTCAACACCGCGAGCGTCGGCGGCATCACCGGCATCGGCAACCAGTCCGGCTACGCGGCCGCGAAGCACGGCGTCGTCGGCCTCACCCGCAACTCCGGCATCGAGTACGGGCAGTACGGCATCCGGATCAACGCGATCGCCCCGGGAGCCATCTGGACGCCGATGGTCGAGAACTCGATGAAGCAGCTCGACGCCGAGAACCCGCGGAAGGCCGCGGAGGAGTTCATCCAGGTGAACCCGACCAAGCGCTACGGCGAGGCCGCCGAGATCGCCTCGGTCGTCGCCTTCCTGCTCTCGGACGACGCCTCCTACATCAACGCGATCGTGCTGCCGATCGACGGCGGGCAGTCGATCAAGTACTGA
- a CDS encoding M23 family metallopeptidase, which produces MHHSDHAPAPVSAATAQPLPTRRRLREQREAEQVTARRTARGTAAGPSSKRRVSALAAMTFVVGLAVTSTMPAFAVGDTPESAVATDTANAVAAARPQSFVAAGVVQQSVTRDAFAAEAKPEVLVPTASLDEITAGAGESTAAAAGVSGAWVLPISGRISSSYGPRPDQPVSGVNLFHKGTDLAGACGTPVLAAASGTVEEAAYSGSYGNWILLDNGGGIETGYAHNTDLLVDVGDTVVAGEVIATRGSTGASTGCHLHFETRVDGEAVDAVPFMAALGVPLG; this is translated from the coding sequence ATGCACCACTCCGACCACGCCCCGGCCCCCGTCTCCGCTGCGACCGCGCAGCCCCTCCCGACCCGACGCCGGCTGCGCGAGCAGCGCGAGGCCGAGCAGGTCACCGCCCGCCGCACGGCCCGCGGCACCGCCGCCGGCCCCTCCTCGAAGCGCCGCGTCTCCGCCCTCGCCGCGATGACCTTCGTGGTCGGCCTGGCCGTCACCTCGACGATGCCCGCCTTCGCGGTCGGCGACACCCCGGAGTCCGCCGTCGCGACCGACACCGCGAACGCCGTCGCCGCGGCCCGCCCGCAGAGCTTCGTCGCCGCCGGAGTCGTCCAGCAGAGCGTCACCCGCGACGCCTTCGCCGCCGAGGCCAAGCCCGAGGTGCTCGTGCCCACCGCCTCGCTCGACGAGATCACCGCCGGCGCGGGCGAGTCGACGGCCGCGGCCGCCGGGGTCTCCGGCGCCTGGGTGCTGCCGATCTCCGGCCGCATCAGCAGCAGCTACGGCCCCCGTCCGGACCAGCCCGTGTCCGGCGTGAACCTCTTCCACAAGGGCACCGACCTCGCCGGCGCCTGCGGGACCCCGGTCCTCGCGGCCGCGAGCGGCACCGTCGAGGAGGCCGCCTACTCCGGCAGCTACGGCAACTGGATCCTGCTCGACAACGGCGGCGGCATCGAGACCGGCTACGCGCACAACACCGACCTGCTCGTCGACGTCGGCGACACCGTCGTCGCGGGCGAGGTCATCGCGACCCGCGGCTCGACCGGCGCCTCCACGGGCTGCCACCTGCACTTCGAGACCCGCGTCGACGGCGAGGCGGTCGACGCCGTCCCGTTCATGGCCGCCCTGGGCGTGCCGCTGGGCTGA